Proteins from a genomic interval of Leptospira kanakyensis:
- a CDS encoding ArsR/SmtB family transcription factor gives MKIKTELTKQQLEQAIKGIQGIAHPIRLLILYTLAKEEKTVGQLVELLGTSQSAASQHLSKMKNNGILESRKSSNQVFYSLKDPKFKDLIQTIVKVYKK, from the coding sequence ATGAAAATAAAAACAGAACTCACCAAACAACAATTGGAACAAGCGATTAAAGGAATTCAAGGGATAGCCCACCCAATCCGCCTTTTGATTCTTTATACCTTAGCGAAAGAAGAAAAAACGGTAGGTCAGCTTGTCGAATTGTTAGGAACTAGCCAATCTGCGGCATCCCAACACCTAAGTAAGATGAAAAATAACGGAATTTTAGAGTCTCGTAAATCATCGAACCAAGTATTTTACAGTTTGAAAGATCCTAAGTTCAAAGATCTAATCCAAACCATTGTAAAAGTGTACAAAAAGTAA
- the rfaD gene encoding ADP-glyceromanno-heptose 6-epimerase has protein sequence MAKKLTLVTGGAGLIGSQIIEDLNQNGNTDILVVDHLGTTEKWKNLQRNFFKDYYEKDQFESFLDSGNSILNEISEIYHLGACSATTEKDATYLMQNNFHYTKKLAEFAVAKNIPFLYASSAATYGEGEYGYDDKAPIENLKPLNMYGYSKQLFDLYAKKVGIADKLVGLKYFNVFGYGEAHKGEMRSLVLKGYEQIRDTGKLKLFKSYKPEYKDGEQKRDFLYVKDASKISIYLLSERKYGLYNVGRGVAETWNDLANALFASMAKPVNIEYVDMPDSLKGKYQYYTCAEMEKITQTGYPFGYTNLRDAVAEYIRFLGEEKN, from the coding sequence ATGGCAAAAAAACTAACCTTAGTCACTGGCGGTGCGGGCCTGATTGGTTCGCAAATTATAGAAGATCTCAATCAAAACGGGAATACCGATATTTTGGTCGTGGATCATTTGGGGACAACAGAGAAATGGAAAAATCTCCAAAGGAATTTTTTTAAGGACTACTATGAGAAAGATCAATTTGAATCTTTTTTAGATTCCGGAAATTCAATCTTAAACGAGATATCTGAAATTTACCATTTGGGTGCTTGTTCTGCCACAACGGAAAAAGATGCCACTTACTTAATGCAAAATAACTTTCATTATACGAAGAAATTGGCAGAGTTTGCTGTCGCAAAAAATATTCCATTTCTTTACGCCTCCAGTGCTGCCACTTATGGGGAAGGTGAGTATGGTTATGACGACAAAGCCCCAATTGAAAATCTAAAACCGCTCAATATGTACGGCTATTCCAAACAACTATTCGATCTTTATGCTAAAAAAGTAGGCATCGCCGATAAACTCGTTGGACTCAAATACTTCAATGTTTTTGGATACGGGGAAGCCCATAAGGGAGAGATGCGTAGCCTTGTTTTGAAAGGTTACGAACAAATCAGAGACACGGGAAAATTAAAATTATTTAAGTCTTACAAACCGGAATACAAGGACGGGGAACAAAAAAGGGATTTCCTCTACGTCAAGGACGCTAGTAAAATCAGCATTTATTTACTTTCTGAACGAAAGTACGGATTGTACAATGTGGGACGAGGAGTTGCCGAAACTTGGAACGATTTGGCGAACGCTTTGTTCGCTTCGATGGCCAAACCGGTGAATATTGAGTATGTAGATATGCCAGATTCGTTAAAGGGCAAATACCAATACTATACCTGTGCGGAAATGGAAAAGATCACCCAAACAGGATATCCCTTCGGTTATACAAACCTAAGGGATGCAGTGGCTGAATACATTCGTTTCCTGGGAGAGGAAAAGAACTAA